The following DNA comes from Mya arenaria isolate MELC-2E11 chromosome 11, ASM2691426v1.
atataaaagtgaaCACTTAAAAATTGATTGCGTAATTGTTATACAAAGTATACCATCACCCATACATAGAGCTTATTGGATAGAGTGTAACAGGATTCGCCCTATGTGTCTGTCTAGCCGTACACATGTTCGTGTCTGATACATATCTCCCGTcatgaataaatgattttttaaattttacagaaatgttaacCACATCCAAGATTATGTGTTGCAGGTCAAAGTTCAATGTCACAAAGCTTAATTGTCATATATTCTACTAATACAGCTAGTGACTTCATATTTGGCATGTAGGTGTACCTGATGGAGCCACCAATTTTCAGTGGTAacatttgaaggtcaaggtcatccttcaaTGTCAAAGGTCAACTTTTGAACTATTGCAGATACAGAATTGATACTTGACATGCATGTGTATCTCATTAAGTTGCAGATATTCATTTGTAACAtaacacagtcaaggtcatccttcaaggtcaaatgtcaaatttatttgtGACAAGACCTTTTGGGCGCATTGGTGTTTCAACTACACACTTTTATTTACCATCGCAAGGGTTACAATTTGACAGGGTAATAACTAACGTTTTTTTGTGTGCAAATTTAATGCCCCTTTACAGGCAGACAAATGTTGGCATACATAAAAGATGatgattgaaaataagcaatcaaAAACTTCTTTATGCCACATCAAAGATGTCGATGTTATTTCTCCTTGCAGGACAGCGTTGCCACTACAGTAATGGTGAATGACAAAGAGGTGAATGTGCGGACCATTACGGTGGAGGACCGTACTGGGAAGGTGAAAGTCAGCCTGTGGCGCAACATTGCAGCAGAGCCTGTGGTTTTGGGGGATGTTGTTGCCATCACCAATATTGTTGTCAACAGCAAGAGATATAACAATGAGGAATCCCTGTCGTCCACACAATTTACAAAGATAGAGGTAAATGCTATATCTTggaacatacaaacatacatgtactcgaGCAAAAGTTCCTTTCCAAATCCTCTGATCTACCTAAACTATTTGCAATGCACAGACTTGAATTTTAGCATGAAGGTGCATCTCAATGACCCACACATTTTGAGGGTCCACttgtcaaggtcacattcaaGATGTAAAATTGCCATTAACTTTTCATCCATTTGACAAACTTATTTAACATGATATTGCATCTCAGGAAGCCGCTCATTTTTTTAGCGGCCATGTTAAGGTAAAGATGTCCCATCAACATCAAGcgtttcatttatgaaatgtttatactaCCCCTGGCAATTACGCATGCAAACTATTTCGATAGTGTATTTGTCCCATACTCTAACCTAAAAACTACTTGAAAGAATTAAAGgaattgaaggaatttgattgaaacttgcaaCTTAGATAGATAgcaatgtgaagttgtgcactttGCAAGGGTTATAACGCTTGGTCaatttgttgcagagttatctccccttgttccATAGTTtaatagtgtaaactttgtccagagcatactatgacaactactagattatatttgataaagttttaaacaatggtagAGCTCAATTAGAGGAAGTACAGTTTACAAATACCATAACCCATGTTTGCTTAATgacagagttatttccctttgttactttttcttgtccagtgcataacttgaaaactaccggatggaatttcatatactgcatacaatggtagagctcaatgaaaggaagtgcagtgtacaagaaccataacccCTTTATGCTTAATAACGGAGTTATTCTCTACTTTATTTATATAGGTTACTGACATGCCAAACACCGAGATGACGGCCACCATTCTAGGACTTGACCTGGGTGATGTGGAATCCCAGTTACTCACAGAACAGGATGGAATCTTCAATGTATCAAACGAAGTGCTAGTTGCAGCCTTTCAGTGTCAGTTGGAAGACATTACAGCCAAACTACCAAAAACACTGAATTTCATAGCCAAAGGACAGTCTGTGGTCACCTTTAATGagtgaaaaatcatgttcaaagtttatagtttagagatgtttacttttcatacacTGGAGCATGACAGTCTGTGGTCACCTTTAATGagtgaaaaatcatgttcaaagtttatagtttagagatgtttacttttcatacacTGGAGCATGACAGTCTGTGGTCACCTTTAATGagtgaaaaatcatgttcatagtttatagtttagagatgtttacttttcatacacTGGATCATTCATAGTGTTGCCTGTTATATCATTCCATCACCAAGAATTACCAAACTTGCTAGCTCTTGACCTGGGTGGTGTGGAATCAAGCTTAGTCACAGAACAGGATGGAATCTTCACTAAATCGAACGAGGATCTAGTTATCACCTAGGATTACCAAACTTAGTGTGAGGATGCATATATTGAATGCAGCGTTCCACTTTCATCAGTTTCATGTCCTTCTGACGTTGACCTTTACATTTGATCTTCATTATTTAGAGTAATATTCTTGATGaaaattcactttaaaacacacaaaaatttATCTTTGTCTGTTAGAGGACATTACCTATCTGTCATTGATGTGACAGATTGATGTATTATTTGATGTGAAAGTGGCGTATTTTACCTattataaaagtcatttgaATTCAATTTGAGAATTTTATTTCTCATAGTTCCTGCCCACAACTGTCAATCATTATGTGAACCACCAGCCGCGTTTcacaattttactttaaaggtaCCAGTATGAAACAAGAGCAGCAATGTGCCAATCAACCTCTTGTGTACTTTTTAATTGGCCAATTGTAAAGCACGCAACGGTTCGTAAACTAATTTACAATCTGGGGCGGGAATCATGAGGCATTAAAATCCTCACACTTTATTCATTTTGGTGTAATTAGGGACCCCCACACATCAATgtttgtctgtccgtccattcgttttttgtttttcttccataACTTCAGTATTTCTTAACACATTATCCCCTATGCTATATTTAGATTCCGacgtcattttatatttttagctaACCAAAAATAATCTTGAAGGCTTGAAGTATCGGTTTATCTCAATGGTTTTAAAGGCATTATGGGATATAGAGCATTTGCTCCTAAGGAGCAAATGCTCTATTTCTCACAATTTCTTCAAACATCAGCCACAATAATTGTGCAATAATGTGTCTCTAGGAGATAATGAGTTAATGGAATTTGATAAAACTCCATACAATAGTAAAGCTCAATGGGAagaaatgcagtgtacaagaaccatagcTCTAATTTACCTAATTATggagttattgacctttgttACTTTGTCTTGTCCggaacataacttgaaaactactgtatggaatttcataaaacatcatacaatggtaaagttCAATGATAGGAAGTGCAGTAATTTGcttaattacagagttattgccctttgttactttttcttgtccagagcaaaACTTggaaactactggatggaatttcataatacttcatacaatgttaaaactCAATAAgatgaagtgcagtgtacaagaaccataactcttaatTTGCTAATTATGGAGCTATTGTCCTTTGGTACTTTtacttgtctggagcataacttgaaaactactggatggaatttcatatttacttcatacaatggtagagctcaCTTGGTCAGAGTTCTAGTTCAAttacatattgtaggaaaaaaTCTACCTCTTTtactaaaaatgatttcatctaTAACGTTTTTGGTCATTACTTTTACCAGACGATATAGGGTTTTTTTCGTGTTTGAAAGATTGAATATTCATCAGcagaattacttttaaatctttgtcagtGCATATCTCCTATACTATATGGCCTACGATCACCAAACTTGGCTTGTGGTTGCATTTTTGGATTGTGAAGTGTCATGTATCACTATCattctgaccttgaccttcacatTCTACCTTGATTTTCACACACCAATTGAGTGGAGGCGTCCATGGACCATATATGCATGTCTACTAGtagttaagttttaaatatactttagttAAATACAAGGAGTACAGGAATACTCGCATTTTATTATACCAggctttaaaaattgaatttgctTTTGCCAAATTCCAGCTACAGCTGTCTGCATTCTTTTTACATGCTCTTGGTGACACCTTCCCTAATTGACCACTACCTATCTAAGACAGGTAGTTGTATTAAAGAGTTGTTTTGCTGAATACACTCAACAAAACTCCTAATCGGTCACCTAGATAATCTTCTAATATTCCCTTCCCTGTACAATAAGCTTAATTACAAATTAGATTTATGAAAAGACCATTATCTCGTACACATGCTGTGAAAACTTGGTTCACGTACTACGCTTCATCAAAAAGATACAGTGTCTCAAATGACAACACtatcaataataaaagtcacaaaatcTAACATAGCGtataaaggaagaaaaataaaaataccaccctttgtcactttaaaatgatattacatgaCATGTGAGACTGATACACAGTCACCAATGGcttaataagttaaaaaaaatgtttaactttaacATTACCTTCTATGTGAAACAGAGACTGTgtcaaaagattttaaaaatacaaaatcaatgaaaaatgtgattCCCTATGGAATTTGCATTGTAATTTCTTTTCCTTGTGACTTTTGGATTAGGAGTAATCACATATGAACTGTGTTTTCTCTGCCGTTTAAGCTTCGATTTAGCTGAAATTTTCTAAGAATATTGCCACGAGATGGGGAAAATAGAATACTGAACTGTATATTGTTGAcactttatgcatttttcaggAAAGTTACTTTACTAAGTGACCGATTAGGAGTTTTGCCAAGTTTACATCAGCTGAGACAATTACTAATTTTTCAGACAGGacagaaatatagttttaaaaaaaatccagtttaaGAAGTGATCGGTTAGAACTTTGACTGAGTGTATGTCATTTCACATATCTTACAAACTATTGATATGTCATTTGCTTATTATGTTGCCTATGATTTCTTTCTATGTTATGACTAAACTTTTACTATACTGTACATATCGTTGTCTGTTTATCTTTGTTTCATTCAACTTAGATATTTTTTCaagccaatttttttttgctaaccttaaattaatataacaggAATACAACTGCTTTCATAGTACATCGTTTACCCATTACCCGATATGCTATATTTGGATGATGACATTATTTTCTACACTTGGTTATAAATTTTTGAAATGCTTtgcaaaagaaaaaatgaatttctaacagttttgaaaacctttttaaaaaagtgagCATTCGCTCCTTAAGAAGATTAAGAATATGctccatttttaacatttctcgGATGCATCAAAATGTGTCTTATCAGATAATGGGTTAATAGTGTCGCGGGTTAGTGTTAGTACACATAATTAATGGCAACATATCAAAGCCAAGATCATCCTTcaaagtcaaaggtcaaatttaaggttaATCAAGATGTTAATAGGCCATATTGCATACAGGCagcaaattgttttacaaacagtgttttatgtgaaacatgagacatactattttacaaaactgATAATGTACAACATAAACCTTGTACTTGTATTACTTTTACACCATCTTGTATGTACAATCTCATTCTAACCAGTATTTCAAGCAGATTCTATGCCAATctagtcatttttttttcttcatctcATATCAAAGGCTTAGAAAAAATAACCCCTTCACTCCCAGGCCAAGTGTGCACatgaaaactattatatttacttCCAACTTAAAACACTTCCCCAACCTTTGGTAATAAAATCTATGGATTGAATTTCAAACAGTTTGGATCTAGATGAAACTTTAGTTACTAAGTGTCTCGAACAGGCTCAAGCCATATTCATAAAGCTCCTAAggaaaatcttaaacttaagtgaaCATTTCCATTGCAGATTTCTCACTTTTTTACCCATAatacttcaatgaaactttgcaTTCATATGCAAAACTATGTTTTTCATAAGCATGAAAAGTTTCTTTGacgtttgcttaaaaataaattggaaatcCGCATCTGAAATGttcacttaagtttaagattttccttaggagctttatgaatacggcccctgagcTACTGTGTGCCATTTAGGCCAGTAAACAGGTtaaatattcactattttgttaCCTctgattttttaccaaatcataCTTAATGTGCAATGTAtctattttcttgataaaaataaaagaaaagtccacaaaatttttttttgtcactatAACCACTTCAtcaacgtcaaggtcacactgatttcaactgttttatgcaAGACTTGTAACTGCAAGTGATTTTACATCCGACAATTGTATACAGCTGTTTGTCTccctccaagtgtgaccttgaccttatagGTAGGGACCTGGATCTTGTATATGTCACATCATCTTCATGTGCTGAACAACTGTGTATAGTTCTTTCAAACCATGACAATATTACATGTCTCATGTCTGCTAAAAATCTAGAACCTTtcgtcaaatatttacaaaacttttgtttactCATA
Coding sequences within:
- the LOC128208786 gene encoding uncharacterized protein LOC128208786; the encoded protein is MVNDKEVNVRTITVEDRTGKVKVSLWRNIAAEPVVLGDVVAITNIVVNSKRYNNEESLSSTQFTKIEVTDMPNTEMTATILGLDLGDVESQLLTEQDGIFNVSNEVLVAAFQCQLEDITAKLPKTLNFIAKGQSVVTFNE